Genomic segment of Alcanivorax borkumensis SK2:
AATGGGAATCCACCACTTCACATCCGGGTGGTCAGCCAAATGTTCCACCGTCTTCCAGCTAATACCTGCAGTGGGATCACTGAGCCGGAAGACGCTGTAGAGCAAAATGTTCATCGGCCCACCACGGGCGCTGACGATCAAATCTGTACCCGAAATGGTACTGGAAAAATTGGCACGCACCTGATGCCGTACCCGATCGATGCCGATGATCATCAGCACACTCAGGCCAATGGCAGCAACGATCAATAGCGCTGATGTTCGCCGGGTTTTCAGGGAGGCAAGCATCACCTTAGCTAGCATGGTTTGCCTCCCCTGCCAGGTGGGCGAAATCCACACTGCGTTGAAAATGATCGCCCACCTGTTTGTCGTGGCTAACCATCAGCAAGGCACTGCCAGACTGTTCGCACAGTTCACACAGTAATGTAAGCAAAATATCGCGGCTGTGGTTATCCAACGCGGAGGTGGGTTCATCGGCAATAATGAGGTCCGGTTTACCGAACAAAGCACGGGCTGCGGCCACCCGCTGTTGCTGCCCGAAAGACAACTGCCACGCGGGCAGAGTAACGGTGCTGTCATCTAAGCCCAGCCGAGCCAGCAAAGCCCGGGCAGTGGATTGTCTATGGGCCTTACTGCGAATCCCTTCCCGGTCACAACGCTGACGGGAGAAACCGGCAGCCAAGCACACGTTGTCCACGGCATTTAGGTAAGGAAGCAAATTAAAGGCCTGAAAAATCACCCCCAGGTGATCGGCGCGAAATGCATCTCGGCGGCGCTGGGGCAACGAGGAAAAGGGCTGGCCTGCAATGTGGATACGGCCACGCTGCACCGGACGAATGCCGGTAATCAAGGACAACAAGGTGCTCTTGCCACAACCACTGGGGCCATGGAGCAACACACGTTCTCCCGCCTGCAGGGAAAAATGCGGCACCTGCAGAAAGGCCCGCAGGTCGCCGGGATGGCGGTATTCCAGCTCGTTGAGCTCCAGTACCAAACCCACTACGGCCTTACTCCACGAGTATTCGAGTTTGACCCGGAGCCAGACGCGAAGCGCTCTGGACGGCCGGTAACAACAGCACCACGTCTGTGGTCAGGCTCGAAAAGGTACTAAGAAACGGCAGATCTACGGCTTGCAGCTGCTGAGGGGCCTCGCAGGCAAACGTCCATTCGTGGACGATGTCCTGATGATGATTGACCGCTTCATGGGAATCATCATCGTGGTCATGGTCATCACGATCATGCGCCTTACTTTCCGGAAACAAATCGGCTACGGAACGAGAGGACACATTGATCAATTCACACAGGGCAGCTGCAGACGGCTGAGGTTCTATAACCTGTGCCAAGCGCTTGCTGTAACGCAATCGCGCTGAGGCATCGGCCGGTGGCTGCTCGCTACCGAAAATATCCATCAACGGCGCCCGGAAACTAACGGTTAACTGATCGCCTTCGAGTACAACCGCCGCCTCGGCATGACCATGCTGATGCACATCTGCTGCGAAGCCAGCCACACTCAATGGCAGTAATAGAGCAGCCAGCCACTTAGGTTGCATAGGGTTTTTCATGATTTATCTCGCAGTCATTGCAGCCTCGAATATTGCCCACATGGGTTCCCACCAAACAGAGTCCGATCAGAACTGTCAGCAATGGTTCCCAAAAAGTGCCGTGCATAGCATGTTCAAAAACGGTTAGCAGACACAACCCCGCCAAGGCTAATACGCCTGGAACCAAGACGGAAAGACGACGATGTCGCCGGTAACCTACGCCAATGGCGAGCAGGCTTACCGGCACTATGATGGCCAGCATGACCAAGTGAAATATTTCATCCACACTGCCAAACGCGGATAACAATCCGATGGCAAAGAGCCCCGCCACGCTGGCGACGCAGTGAATCATGCAGAGGCTAGACAGGCCGATAGCCATCACGTCTAGGCGAAAACGTTGCATTACTGTCTCCCGAGAAGAGTGTTGTTTAGCTGCCCGCTAGCGATGCGCAATCGGCACAACGGCCATGCACTTCCAACAGCGGTTCTTGCTGAATTACAAAACCCACTTCATCCAGGGTGTGTTGTAATTCGTCAACAGCGGCCCCCGCCATGGGGGTTTCCTGAACGCCACCACACTGATCACATAACAAGAACACCGTTCCGCGATGGCCGTGTTGGCAGGTAATGTGATCACAGGCCAGATACTGGTTGGTGGAGCTAAGCCGGTGGGCCAACCCTTGCTGAACCAGAAAATCCAGCGCTCGATAAATCGTGGGCGGCTGTGCATTGCTCTGATAGCGGGCTTTGAACTGGTCGAGTAGCTGATAGGCACTTTGCGGGGTTTTTTGCTCCAGTATTAGCGCCATAACTTGTTTGCGCTGGGGGGTCATGCGCACACCCAGCTTTCGACATTGCTGCTCAGCGCTATTAAGAATCTGCTCTGTTCGACTCACTGCCATGTTCTCAGCCTAAATATCCAGAGTGATCAACAACCGCTGCTGACCGGGAGACATGGGCGGGGACCGGTGGACCACGCCTGCCCCCGGATTATCCCGCCATGACTCGCCTTTTAACAGCGCCACCTGCCCGGCCTCAAGTTGCTTGACGTTTTCTTGCTGAAAAAGCAAAGGCTGGTTACTGCCAGGCGAGAGCAATTGATCGTCCACGCAATCAAACGGCAGCCACTGACTGCCCTGGCCGCCATAGGTGCACAATAACCGAACCGGAATTCGGTCCACATGAAAGCGTGGGCACATAGGCGCTTGCAAAGCCGTAACACGTAACCCTAGGCCAGACACGCCAAATAGACACGCAGTCATGTCGGCAAGCAAAACTAGATCGTCCCGCAACGCCCCATAGCGCTCATCCGGAAGCATTCGCTCGATAGCCCCCTCAAGCTGAGAAAGCTCAAGCCAGTGTTTTAGTGCCAGCCGTTGTTGGCAGGCCAACGCTACCACGTCCTGGCCCACAGGACTGGGACGATCCCAGACGGCCACCTCCATATCATCCTGAACGATGTCCGCCAGCACCGCTGCATCTGGCGAACAATGCCATTGCGACGTAGTAATCTCCGCTTGCGCCACTGCCATCGTCATCACCCCGCCATCTCCCATTGCGGAAACGGATCATCCAACTGTTCCCAAAGCGCCTTACCTTGGAGCATTTCTGCTTCCGTCAACAAACAGGCATCCAGCGCTTGGCGAGTTGCCTCTGGTTGCAGGTTGTGGCCGATAAACACCAACTCCTGGCGCATATCACCAAACGGTTCTTGCCACTTTTCCATGATCAAGGCCCGGTATTCCTCGTCAGTGGGCCACTGTTGTTCCGGCACGGTTTTCCAGAACATGCCCGCCGGGCCGTGATGAACAACATCGCCCGCCTGGCTCCAGTTACCCGCAAATTGGGGCCGACTGGCCAACCAGAAAAAACCCTTTGAACGTAACAACGTGCCGTAGGGCCAAGGCTGTTGCAAAAAGTCCCAGAAACGTTGCGGGTGAAACGGGCGACGAGCTTCATAGGTGAAACTGCTGATGCCGTATTCCTCAGTTTCGGGCAAATGTTCGCCACGCATTTCTTTTAACCACCCCGGCGCCTGCTGGGCTTTTTCAAAGTCGAACAGGCCGGTGTTAAGCACATCATCCAGCGGCACCGCACCGTGGCTAATCGGTAGAATACGAGCATCCGGATTCAACAACCGCAAGGTGGCTTGCAGAGCATCGAGCTCCTTTTTCGTGGCCAAATCCGTCTTGCTGATCAGGATCACATCAGAGAATTCCACCTGTTCCACCAAGAGATCCACCACATTGCGGTGATCTTCTTCGCCCAGGTTTTCTGCCTCTTGCTGGAGCGTACGGCAACTATTGTAATCGCGGAGAAAGTTAACCCCATCCACCACTGTGACCATGGTGTCCAGCCGTGCTACAGAAGATAGCCCTTCACCGTTTTCGTCTTCGAAGGTAAAGGTTTCTGCCACAGGCAAAGGCTCAGATATCCCTGTGGATTCGATAACCAAGTAATCGAAGCTCCCTTCTCTGGCCAGCCGATCCACTTCCACCAACAAATCCTCGCGCAGGGTGCAACAGATGCAACCATTGCTCATTTCCACCAGTTTCTCTTCTGCCCGATTGAGAGAAACGTTCTGATTGACCAGTGCAGCATCAATATTGATTTCACTCATATCGTTAACGATAACGGCAACCCGCAGCCCGCTTCGATTGTTAAGAATATGGTTCAGCACCGTGGTTTTTCCGGCACCCAGGAACCCTGACAATACGGTAACGGGAAGCTGGCGAATGGAATTGATTTGCTGGCCTGTCATGTCTTTATCCGGTTCGTTGATGGGCATAGTGGCGTTCATTTTGTTCAAGGCGAGCCTTTACCTCGGCACAGTATTCCGTGGTGGGGCGAGCGAGCAAACGCGGTAAACCAATAGGATCACCGCTGATTTTGCAGTAACCGTAGTCTCCGTTTTGCAGCCGCCTCAACGCACCGCGTATTTTTCCCAACAAGGCCTGCTGGCGCGCCATAAAACGTAGCTGGTGACGGCACGTCTCTTCTTCTACAGCCGCATCCAGTGGGTCTGCCTGGGCCGGTGTCTGCAGATTGTTTCTAGCGTTCCCAAGGTGTTGTTCGCACTCTAGAGCCAGAGCAAGGAGACGTTTGCGGAAAAACTCCCGCTGGCTCGCATTCATGTACTGCGACGCTGTCATCGCCAACAACGCCTCTTCACTAATGGTATGAGGCATGATGCTCTCCTTTCATGTTATGTTATAACATTGCATCAATAATCAACAACCTTCGTGGAGAAGAACCGTGAATTTGCCCCTGCCCGGCTCCTACACCGAATGGCGACACTGCATTACCGAAATATGCGGGATCCCTCTTGGCGAGAGTTTTATCCGCGAAAGGCTGATTGCTTTAGACGACGACAATGACCACATGACCCGCAAGTTCATTGAGCTTTACGGCCGCGAGCACTGGAAACAGACGAAAACCTGGTTTAACCAGGCACTGAAAGACGAAGGAAGAAACAAATGATTCGTAAAAACCCTAATGGTGACTTGCCGGATATTCATCCGGACGCCTTCGTCGACCCTACCGCTATCATCTGTGGCAAAGTCATCGTAAGTCGCCATGTCTTTATCGGCCCCTACGCCGTCATTCGAGCGGACGAAACGGATGATCAAGGCAATCTTCACCCCATTCTCATTGGCGAAGGAACCAACATTCAGGATGGCGTCGTCATGCACTCCAAGGATGGAGGCCCCATCACGATTGGTAAGCACAGCTCTATTGCCCATCGAGCCATCGTGCATGGCCCCTGTGAGGTGGGAGACAGCGTTTTTGTAGGCTTCAACAGCGTGCTTTTCAACTGCACTATCGGCGACGGCTGCGCCATTCGTCATAATGCGGTTATCGACGGCATGACGCTTCCCGCAAATTTTTATATCCCATCCACCAGCCGTATTGGACCCGACACGGATCTCAGCCTCATTCCCCGTGTGAGCCAAGACATCACCGCGTTTTCAGAAAGTGTATCCGATACCAATCAGCAACTCGTTCAGGGCTATAAAAGGATTCAAAATGAACTGTGAAAACAGCTCTAGCCTATTAATCAAAGGTGCCACGGTCCTGTTGCCTGGTGGCCCTGAAGAAACCGATGTGGCCTGTCGTGATGGCCGCATTGTGGCTATTGGCGAGCCCTTTCAGGCAGACACGATCTTCGAGGCCCGCGGCTTACACCTCTTACCTGGCGCCGTGGATTCCCAAGTCCATTTCCGCGAACCGGGCATGACACACAAGGAAACGCTGGAAGCTGGCACACGCGGTGCCATTCTCGGCGGCATCACTAGTGTCTTCGAGATGCCTAACACTCAGCCTTTAACGCTCTACGCGGAAGATTTGCAGGCCAAAATTGCCATTGCAGAACGGGATGCCTGGTGCAATTACGCCTTTTATATCGGCGGGTCCGCCGCCAATGCCGAGCAGCTGGAAGAACTGGAATGTTTACCCGCCTGCAGCGGTGTAAAAATTTTTATGGGCAGTTCATTTGGCGATTTGCTCGCCGATAGCGATGACGTGTTACGCAATATACTCCGCCATGGTCGCCGGCGAGTGGCGGTTCATGCTGAAGACGAAGCCCGCTTACTGTCTCGCCGACACCTTGCTGAAGAAGCAGCAAACCCTGTAGCCCACCCCGTTTGGCGCGATGAAAACAGCGCCCTGTTAGCCACTCAGCGCATTGTCGCACTGGCAGCAGAAGCTGGCCGCCCCCTACATGTGCTGCACATATCTACCGCCGAGGAGATGGCGTTCTTGCAACATCACAAGTCCAGCGTGTCGGTAGAGGTGCTGCCCCAACATCTCACTCTATCGGCACCGGAGTGCTACGAACGGCTCGGCACGCTGGCACAGATGAATCCTCCGATCCGCGATCAACGCCACCAAGATGCGCTCTGGAAAGCGGTACAAAACGGTATCGTGGATGTCATCGGCAGCGACCACGCCCCCCATACTCGAGAAGAAAAACAGCGACCCTATCCGAATTCACCCAGCGGCATGACCGGAACCCAAACACTGCTACCCTTGATGCTCAATCATGTTAACCAGGGACGACTCAGCCTCCCGCGATTAGTGGATATGGTATGCGCAGGACCTGCGCGGCTGTTCGGCATGGCTGGCAAAGGGCGAATTGCGGTGGGGTACGATGCTGATTTGACCTTAGTAGACATGCAACGTAAACAAGCGGTGGATGACCGCAAACTGGCCTCACCTTCAGGCTGGAGCGCCTACGATGGCATGATGCTGCAAGGCTGGCCTTCGGCCACGATTATTGCAGGGCAAATTGTCATGCTCGACGAGCAGGTCATCGGCAGCCCAGCAGGAAAACCGCTCAGGTTTCTATAACGGGCACAGCCAGTTAAAAATACCCCTCAAAAACAACACTCACGTGGATGATGAAAAGGATTTCGCGTTCTCTGGAGTTTGGCGCCAAGCGGCCCGCGGTTAAAATTCACCCTATCAACAGTTCATCAAACCGGCGGATAACCCGGTCCGCAAGATAGCCATGGGTATTGAGGCCGTCCATGTCCAAGTAAACCCCAACCATGCCAGCATTGCGCGCTGCCAGCAGGTCATATTTAAAATCCCCTACGTAGGCAATGGTGGCAGGCGCCATATTCCATTCACGGGCAATAGCGAGCAGCCCGTCTGGAGCCGGCTTGGGCGCAGCATCCTCCCTTGCCAGCACACGCTCCACAGGAATATTCAGCCGTGAAACGGTGAGCTCGGCAATGACACGGGCATTACGGGTAAGAATAGCCGTAGGAATACCCATTACCGACAATTGTTCAAGGCAGGATTCTGCGCCGGGTATCCAGGTGGCCCGTTGCGCCCCTTCACGCTCATATTCAAGCACCACAGCGTGAGCGGCTGCCTGCTCACGCTGTGGTAACGTGTCGATAAACTCCAGAACACCTACATCTTCCGGGCAACGAAGAGCCTTACGGATGGCAGCAAAGTCCAGACGAGAATCGACTAGGGTGCCATCCAGATCAAAAATAATGCCATTGAACATCGTCTGAGGAGTCGCTGCTGACAACGTCATCGCACGCTCCAGCCTGCCATTGGCAATGGTGAACACACTATTGGCACGGCCAATCCTCCATTAACGCCTCACCACCCGAAGCCATGGCGATAATCTGCCGGTCGCTGTTGAGCGTGTATTGAAGACCTTTCTTGCCTCGTACTTGCCAGTACACCGCCTTAATCGGCGATACCCCTGGCCCGGCCTCCGAGGTCTCCTCCAACACGCCCTCATAGAGTGCGTATAAGGGTAGTGATTCGCCCAACGCCACATTGCTGTGGGTACGAATATCCGAAGGCGGCGTGACCTCCCATCGGGTAATACGATTGTTTCTGAACTGGGCGGATAGCCCCGCGGGCCACATCGCACTGCGCACACGGCCACAGCTACCTTGCCCTGCAATAATATCCAGCGGCGCCTTGCTGGTCGCCTGCGCACTGGACAAGGTATCGCCAACACAAACCGAACCGTAACAGCCCGGCGACAAGCGTTGCAGCGGCTGCTCACTATCCAACGTTAAAGTCACTGTCAGCTCTACCGTCATTGGGTCATCGCCACTTTCCGGTTGGCCAATGTGAGCAAGGTAATCGCTGACAAGATCTGGCGCCGTATGCGCACCACTTGCTGGAGAAGAAAAGCCCCCACGAAAGGTGACACACAGTTGCTCGGCACGGGCATGATCCCCTGACAACAACGCCCTGGAAGCCGCAGTGATCCCAGAACACACCACCGGCTCCACCGCTCGCTGCCAAGTGTCTGGATACCCGCTGTCATCGCAATACTCATGGGAAAAATTGAGCATACAGTGATGAGGAACGATCTTGTGAGTAAGAATGGTAAGGCCAATGTTTTGGCCGGCCTGGGCCAACAATGCCTCACCGTAGTCCGCGCCCATATAACGGAAATAGGCCATTTCCCAGCCTACATTGGTGCGCAAATCTAAACGTAAACCGGCAGATGACGGCCCCAATGCCGGCGCAGCCATCCCATTCGTTGACATCAACAGTACCAAGCTAACCAACAACGTCCTCCGCCAACGCTGCGCTTGCTGTACCCATCGCTTCATGCTTTCCCCCTATAGCTCTAGACAGCGAGACCCGGCTCCCAGGTGTTACTCACAAGAAAAGCAAATTCTGCCGACCGAGGCCAGCCCATTCTTCAACCACGGGCTAGCCAACGCAGTGTAAGGCCCCATACACACAGGCGTTACTACAATGGGCAATACATGCTGAGGGTTCTTTTCAGGAAGTAATCGGGAGGGCTAGGCTGTAGATGCCCGGCATGATGTTAAGACATAGCAGGTTTGCGAAAGGGTAAGGCGCGTATAGCAACCTAAACACCCGCTGTTAAACGAGGCTTACCCCTTCACCGAAGTTTGCGTAGCTGGCTATTCGCGCACGGCTACATATGAATACCGCACTCGGTTTTTTTGTTGCCCTTCCAGCGCCCTTCGCGGCCTTCGCCCTTGAAGGTGCAGTGGCTGCACCCGATGGAGTCAAACCCTTGGGCCACCAGTGGGTGAAACGGCAGGTCGTGCTCCTTAATATAGGCGTCACGCTGTTCCTTGGTGACATCAATCATCGGGTTGAACTTGATCATGCCACGACGCTCTTCAAACACCTCCAGACCGGCACGGTGTTCGGTTTGCCAACCCATCAGACTGGAAATCCACAGATCGTAGTTTTCCTTGGCTTCTTCCAACGGATTAACCTTGTTCACCTGGCAGCACAGGTCCGGATCCGTTTCCCACATACGATTTTCTTGGGATACCTGGTGGTGATCCGGATCCGGCGTCACATCGACCACATTCAGGCCAAATCGCTCGATCAGGTAATCCTTGTACTTCAGGGTATCCGCAAAGTGATAACCGGTATCAATAAAATGCACCGATTGCTGAGGACGGATGGTAGAGATGATGTGCAGAAAATAAGCCGACGTCGCGGCAAAAGACGAAGTCACCATGATCCGATCCGGCGCAAAGTCTTCGTAGACACGGCGAATGCGCTCCGCAAAGCTCAGCGGACGATAGACACGATTCAGCTCCTCCAACGCCTCTTTGGACAAGCCAACGGTATTGTCACCAAATCGTGTAATCAGCTGTGCATTACCCATGATCTGCAGCACCTCAAAAGGGAAATTTCAAGCTGCCATAATAGGGGCCTAAAAAGGAATATAAAGTAATATATAGTGATACTTTTATAACCAAAAGGGATATGAAAACAAAACAGAGGCAGTAACTCAGCACGGCCATTTTGCCTCGCCGTGCACCATCAAAAAGGGTAACCCGCGCCCAAACCGATCAACCACAGCACATAGGGCCTGCCAACGCTGTAGTTAATCGCACGTAAGCACATATAAAAGGCTTGTTCACATCAGTATCCGATACGCATCGTCACTGTGAATCATGATTTAACATTTCTCGTCGAACTTACAGGCTGATGGTGGTCGGACTTTGCAGTGTCGCCGTATTTTGGTTTCGGCCACTTTGGGTAACACCGTAATCCCCGACCGCTTCGGGGCGATTGACAAGGAGATGAAGCATGAGCAAACGGATGATGGCGCTCGGCGCCCTGATGATTTCCGCT
This window contains:
- a CDS encoding ABC transporter ATP-binding protein; translation: MGLVLELNELEYRHPGDLRAFLQVPHFSLQAGERVLLHGPSGCGKSTLLSLITGIRPVQRGRIHIAGQPFSSLPQRRRDAFRADHLGVIFQAFNLLPYLNAVDNVCLAAGFSRQRCDREGIRSKAHRQSTARALLARLGLDDSTVTLPAWQLSFGQQQRVAAARALFGKPDLIIADEPTSALDNHSRDILLTLLCELCEQSGSALLMVSHDKQVGDHFQRSVDFAHLAGEANHAS
- a CDS encoding ZrgA family zinc uptake protein, whose protein sequence is MKNPMQPKWLAALLLPLSVAGFAADVHQHGHAEAAVVLEGDQLTVSFRAPLMDIFGSEQPPADASARLRYSKRLAQVIEPQPSAAALCELINVSSRSVADLFPESKAHDRDDHDHDDDSHEAVNHHQDIVHEWTFACEAPQQLQAVDLPFLSTFSSLTTDVVLLLPAVQSASRLAPGQTRILVE
- a CDS encoding MerC domain-containing protein, with protein sequence MQRFRLDVMAIGLSSLCMIHCVASVAGLFAIGLLSAFGSVDEIFHLVMLAIIVPVSLLAIGVGYRRHRRLSVLVPGVLALAGLCLLTVFEHAMHGTFWEPLLTVLIGLCLVGTHVGNIRGCNDCEINHEKPYAT
- a CDS encoding transcriptional repressor, with protein sequence MAVSRTEQILNSAEQQCRKLGVRMTPQRKQVMALILEQKTPQSAYQLLDQFKARYQSNAQPPTIYRALDFLVQQGLAHRLSSTNQYLACDHITCQHGHRGTVFLLCDQCGGVQETPMAGAAVDELQHTLDEVGFVIQQEPLLEVHGRCADCASLAGS
- a CDS encoding DUF1826 domain-containing protein — protein: MTMAVAQAEITTSQWHCSPDAAVLADIVQDDMEVAVWDRPSPVGQDVVALACQQRLALKHWLELSQLEGAIERMLPDERYGALRDDLVLLADMTACLFGVSGLGLRVTALQAPMCPRFHVDRIPVRLLCTYGGQGSQWLPFDCVDDQLLSPGSNQPLLFQQENVKQLEAGQVALLKGESWRDNPGAGVVHRSPPMSPGQQRLLITLDI
- the zigA gene encoding zinc metallochaperone GTPase ZigA, translating into MTGQQINSIRQLPVTVLSGFLGAGKTTVLNHILNNRSGLRVAVIVNDMSEINIDAALVNQNVSLNRAEEKLVEMSNGCICCTLREDLLVEVDRLAREGSFDYLVIESTGISEPLPVAETFTFEDENGEGLSSVARLDTMVTVVDGVNFLRDYNSCRTLQQEAENLGEEDHRNVVDLLVEQVEFSDVILISKTDLATKKELDALQATLRLLNPDARILPISHGAVPLDDVLNTGLFDFEKAQQAPGWLKEMRGEHLPETEEYGISSFTYEARRPFHPQRFWDFLQQPWPYGTLLRSKGFFWLASRPQFAGNWSQAGDVVHHGPAGMFWKTVPEQQWPTDEEYRALIMEKWQEPFGDMRQELVFIGHNLQPEATRQALDACLLTEAEMLQGKALWEQLDDPFPQWEMAG
- a CDS encoding TraR/DksA family transcriptional regulator; this translates as MPHTISEEALLAMTASQYMNASQREFFRKRLLALALECEQHLGNARNNLQTPAQADPLDAAVEEETCRHQLRFMARQQALLGKIRGALRRLQNGDYGYCKISGDPIGLPRLLARPTTEYCAEVKARLEQNERHYAHQRTG
- a CDS encoding carbonate dehydratase encodes the protein MIRKNPNGDLPDIHPDAFVDPTAIICGKVIVSRHVFIGPYAVIRADETDDQGNLHPILIGEGTNIQDGVVMHSKDGGPITIGKHSSIAHRAIVHGPCEVGDSVFVGFNSVLFNCTIGDGCAIRHNAVIDGMTLPANFYIPSTSRIGPDTDLSLIPRVSQDITAFSESVSDTNQQLVQGYKRIQNEL
- a CDS encoding dihydroorotase translates to MNCENSSSLLIKGATVLLPGGPEETDVACRDGRIVAIGEPFQADTIFEARGLHLLPGAVDSQVHFREPGMTHKETLEAGTRGAILGGITSVFEMPNTQPLTLYAEDLQAKIAIAERDAWCNYAFYIGGSAANAEQLEELECLPACSGVKIFMGSSFGDLLADSDDVLRNILRHGRRRVAVHAEDEARLLSRRHLAEEAANPVAHPVWRDENSALLATQRIVALAAEAGRPLHVLHISTAEEMAFLQHHKSSVSVEVLPQHLTLSAPECYERLGTLAQMNPPIRDQRHQDALWKAVQNGIVDVIGSDHAPHTREEKQRPYPNSPSGMTGTQTLLPLMLNHVNQGRLSLPRLVDMVCAGPARLFGMAGKGRIAVGYDADLTLVDMQRKQAVDDRKLASPSGWSAYDGMMLQGWPSATIIAGQIVMLDEQVIGSPAGKPLRFL
- a CDS encoding HAD family hydrolase, whose amino-acid sequence is MTLSAATPQTMFNGIIFDLDGTLVDSRLDFAAIRKALRCPEDVGVLEFIDTLPQREQAAAHAVVLEYEREGAQRATWIPGAESCLEQLSVMGIPTAILTRNARVIAELTVSRLNIPVERVLAREDAAPKPAPDGLLAIAREWNMAPATIAYVGDFKYDLLAARNAGMVGVYLDMDGLNTHGYLADRVIRRFDELLIG
- a CDS encoding phosphoadenylyl-sulfate reductase codes for the protein MGNAQLITRFGDNTVGLSKEALEELNRVYRPLSFAERIRRVYEDFAPDRIMVTSSFAATSAYFLHIISTIRPQQSVHFIDTGYHFADTLKYKDYLIERFGLNVVDVTPDPDHHQVSQENRMWETDPDLCCQVNKVNPLEEAKENYDLWISSLMGWQTEHRAGLEVFEERRGMIKFNPMIDVTKEQRDAYIKEHDLPFHPLVAQGFDSIGCSHCTFKGEGREGRWKGNKKTECGIHM